Proteins from one Microbacterium hatanonis genomic window:
- a CDS encoding acetyl-CoA C-acetyltransferase — MTTDDVVLVSAARTPQGRLKGQLSSLTATELGSIAIRAALERGGVPADAVDAVLAGQVLQAGAGQNPARQAALGAGIPWSVHAATINKVCLSGLTAVIDAKRMIDAGDAKVVVAAGMESMSRAPHLLMGSREGWAYGSVEALDHMAHDGLTDATDKESMGASTERANERFAVTREAQDAVAARSHQRAAAAQEAGVFDAEIAVVDVPQRKGAPIVVSRDEGIRPGTTVETLAGLRPAFAAGGSLTAGNSSPISDGASAVVLTTRSHAAENGWPVLAVVGAHGQVAGPDNSLHEQPARAIEAAIAKQGITVADLDVVEINEAFGAVVARSQAELGLPDDVVNIHGGGIAIGHPIGASGNRLVVHAVHELVRRGSGIAAVALCGGGGQGDALILTR, encoded by the coding sequence ATGACCACGGACGACGTCGTTCTCGTTTCCGCCGCTCGCACCCCGCAGGGGCGCCTGAAGGGGCAGCTGTCTTCGCTCACCGCGACCGAGCTCGGCTCGATCGCGATCCGCGCGGCGCTCGAGCGCGGCGGAGTCCCCGCCGACGCGGTCGACGCCGTGCTCGCCGGCCAGGTGCTCCAGGCCGGCGCCGGCCAGAATCCCGCCCGCCAGGCGGCACTGGGGGCCGGCATCCCGTGGAGCGTGCACGCCGCGACCATCAACAAGGTGTGCCTCTCGGGGCTCACCGCCGTGATCGACGCGAAGCGCATGATCGACGCGGGAGACGCGAAGGTCGTCGTCGCCGCCGGCATGGAGTCGATGAGCCGCGCGCCGCACCTCCTGATGGGATCGCGCGAGGGGTGGGCGTACGGATCCGTCGAGGCTCTCGACCACATGGCGCACGACGGCCTCACCGACGCGACCGACAAGGAGAGCATGGGCGCCTCCACCGAGCGCGCGAACGAACGGTTCGCCGTCACCCGGGAGGCTCAGGATGCCGTGGCGGCGCGCTCGCACCAGCGTGCGGCGGCGGCGCAGGAGGCCGGGGTCTTCGATGCGGAGATCGCCGTCGTCGACGTGCCGCAGCGCAAGGGCGCTCCGATCGTCGTGTCGCGCGACGAGGGCATCCGCCCCGGCACGACCGTCGAGACGCTCGCGGGCCTGCGCCCCGCGTTCGCCGCCGGCGGATCGCTCACCGCCGGAAACTCGTCCCCCATCTCCGACGGCGCGTCGGCCGTCGTGCTGACGACCCGCTCGCACGCCGCGGAGAACGGCTGGCCGGTCCTGGCCGTCGTGGGCGCCCACGGACAGGTGGCCGGCCCCGACAACTCCCTGCACGAGCAGCCCGCGCGTGCCATCGAAGCGGCGATCGCGAAGCAGGGCATCACCGTCGCCGACCTCGACGTCGTGGAGATCAACGAGGCCTTCGGCGCCGTCGTCGCGCGCTCCCAGGCGGAGCTCGGCCTCCCCGACGACGTCGTGAACATCCACGGCGGCGGCATCGCGATCGGTCATCCGATCGGCGCGTCGGGCAACCGCCTCGTGGTGCACGCCGTGCACGAGCTCGTCCGCCGCGGCTCGGGCATCGCCGCCGTCGCCCTCTGCGGCGGGGGCGGGCAGGGCGACGCCCTCATCCTCACGCGGTAG